A window of the Desulforapulum autotrophicum HRM2 genome harbors these coding sequences:
- a CDS encoding ABC transporter substrate-binding protein — protein MIKKIINIGLTLFLLIICGAAPGGSDEIMDRIERTGIIRIGFRQDAIPFAYLDPVSGEHIGFSVDMAGLLAENLSKHFRKKIRIQPVVINTENRIPLIVKHEIDVEMGSSTYNLEREQTVDFSLMFFISETTFMVRSQSAIRTMDDINGKTVGAAAGTTNLSALQSMVQIKRLKSVNIKIIKTISQGFTDLKKGVIDALCLDRTLLNVMRIKDSDPNALTILNFAISYEPYAYIVPENNSDFRDFLNNTIRWSLNTNRFYEIYGRWMGATGEYPIKMPPGFKEYLNVIAFPMKPSWWED, from the coding sequence ATGATAAAAAAAATAATAAATATAGGTCTGACGCTTTTCCTCCTCATCATCTGTGGAGCGGCGCCTGGGGGGTCGGATGAAATCATGGACAGGATAGAGCGAACGGGCATTATCCGCATCGGCTTCAGGCAAGACGCCATTCCCTTTGCCTATCTGGATCCTGTGTCGGGCGAGCACATTGGTTTTTCAGTTGACATGGCAGGGTTGCTGGCTGAAAATCTGTCAAAGCATTTTAGAAAAAAAATCCGTATTCAACCCGTTGTGATCAACACTGAAAACCGGATTCCCCTGATTGTAAAACATGAAATTGATGTGGAGATGGGTTCTTCGACCTATAATCTGGAGCGTGAACAAACCGTTGACTTCAGCCTGATGTTTTTTATTTCTGAAACCACCTTTATGGTAAGGTCCCAGTCCGCAATTCGAACCATGGATGACATCAACGGAAAAACCGTTGGCGCTGCCGCTGGAACAACCAATCTTTCGGCATTACAGTCCATGGTTCAAATCAAAAGATTAAAGTCGGTCAATATTAAAATTATCAAGACGATTTCCCAGGGGTTTACGGATCTTAAAAAAGGAGTGATAGATGCCCTCTGCCTGGATCGTACCCTGCTCAATGTTATGCGCATAAAGGATAGTGATCCAAATGCGCTCACCATTCTTAATTTTGCCATCTCCTACGAACCCTATGCCTATATCGTACCTGAAAATAATTCAGATTTTCGTGATTTCCTGAATAACACCATCCGGTGGTCCCTGAATACAAACAGATTTTATGAAATTTATGGGAGATGGATGGGAGCAACAGGGGAATACCCCATTAAAATGCCTCCAGGGTTTAAAGAGTATCTGAATGTGATAGCCTTTCCCATGAAACCGTCCTGGTGGGAAGATTAG
- a CDS encoding UbiA-like polyprenyltransferase — MQGYNTLGRITDQESYDPMKSAFKDQILIFGRMIKFSHTIFALPFALSAVVMAWKGIKPDVSVLLWIIVAMVGARSAAMGFNRIIDAPMDLKNPRTANREIPAGILTQKQATLFVGAASLLFIFAAAMLGPLCFGLSFPVLLLLLFYSYTKRFTAYCHIYLGFAISLAPLGAWIAVTGGISIPIVFLTLALMTYIAGFDILYACQDMDFDTQSGLYSLPSAIGPRNAMALSLLLHGFTLVLLFAMYLSFDMHPVFLIFLGIIALLLAAEHRLVKPDNLKHINIAFFHMNSLVSITLLAGVLIEALVG, encoded by the coding sequence GTGCAGGGATATAATACCCTTGGACGGATAACAGACCAGGAGAGTTACGACCCGATGAAGTCAGCATTTAAGGATCAAATCCTTATTTTTGGACGAATGATCAAGTTTTCCCACACCATTTTTGCCCTTCCCTTTGCCCTTTCGGCTGTTGTTATGGCCTGGAAGGGAATTAAACCCGATGTTTCAGTGCTCCTATGGATCATTGTGGCCATGGTGGGGGCACGTTCAGCCGCCATGGGATTCAACCGGATCATTGACGCCCCCATGGATCTGAAAAACCCCAGAACGGCCAACAGGGAAATCCCTGCCGGCATTTTAACCCAGAAACAGGCTACCCTGTTTGTCGGAGCAGCATCCCTATTATTTATTTTTGCGGCAGCAATGCTCGGTCCCCTCTGCTTCGGGCTTTCATTTCCCGTTCTCCTGCTGCTGCTTTTTTACTCGTATACCAAGCGGTTCACAGCATACTGCCACATCTATCTCGGGTTCGCCATCTCCCTTGCCCCCCTGGGGGCGTGGATTGCCGTAACAGGTGGGATTTCCATCCCCATCGTCTTTCTGACCCTGGCCCTGATGACCTATATTGCAGGCTTTGATATCCTATACGCCTGCCAGGATATGGATTTTGACACCCAGAGCGGACTTTACTCGCTTCCGTCGGCCATTGGCCCCAGGAACGCCATGGCCCTCTCACTACTCCTCCACGGGTTCACCCTTGTACTTTTATTTGCCATGTATCTGTCGTTTGACATGCATCCTGTTTTTCTGATCTTCCTCGGGATAATCGCATTGCTCCTTGCGGCCGAACACCGCCTGGTCAAGCCGGACAATCTCAAACACATCAACATCGCCTTTTTTCACATGAACAGCCTTGTCTCCATCACTCTTCTTGCCGGTGTTCTCATCGAGGCCCTGGTCGGATGA
- the yedF gene encoding sulfurtransferase-like selenium metabolism protein YedF encodes MAAINDETLLFKMLRWIFNIKKRRVELCPSGTFEEIEMKIKIDGQGLACPGPVLKTKEAVESQNPEQISVTVDNDAAAENVSRFLTHSGFEVSVDSDGRTSVIEGTRSGDYLPAAKPESPAVDQTDHPKIMVMIASQTIGRGDDVLGEKLMLSFLLTLREMGEDLWRLVFVNSGVKFTIEGSPVLEQIQALEAEGIHILVCGTCLTHFDILDQKKVGETTNMLDIVTSMQLAHKVINL; translated from the coding sequence ATGGCCGCAATAAACGATGAAACGCTCCTGTTTAAAATGCTCCGGTGGATATTTAATATAAAAAAAAGGCGGGTGGAACTCTGTCCGTCAGGTACATTTGAGGAAATTGAGATGAAGATAAAGATAGACGGACAAGGCCTTGCCTGCCCGGGACCCGTGTTAAAGACAAAAGAGGCCGTTGAATCCCAAAATCCTGAACAGATTTCGGTGACGGTGGACAATGATGCTGCCGCAGAAAATGTAAGCCGGTTCCTGACCCACAGCGGGTTTGAAGTTTCCGTTGATTCCGACGGCAGAACCTCGGTGATCGAAGGGACACGGTCGGGTGATTATCTGCCGGCAGCAAAACCGGAAAGTCCGGCCGTGGATCAGACCGATCATCCGAAAATCATGGTGATGATCGCCTCCCAGACCATTGGCAGGGGAGACGATGTTCTTGGTGAAAAACTTATGCTAAGCTTTCTTTTAACCCTCAGGGAGATGGGTGAAGATTTATGGCGGCTGGTGTTTGTCAACTCAGGCGTCAAATTCACCATCGAAGGCTCACCTGTTCTTGAACAGATCCAGGCTCTTGAGGCCGAAGGCATTCACATTCTTGTCTGTGGCACCTGTCTTACCCATTTTGATATTCTTGACCAAAAAAAGGTGGGCGAGACAACCAACATGCTCGACATTGTCACCTCAATGCAGCTGGCACACAAGGTGATCAACCTATAG
- a CDS encoding SPOR domain-containing protein, with amino-acid sequence MILLLRHLTLLLWLSTILGLAPAFWILPLVNGFFPGHDLQVALAFMLIVFGLTEFAMNHVGKKRILAALRSAESWDRSGITRRSEQRYLKALERYDMGLISPFRTKWVAHGLLASLAKFSLTSSTLHPGFEKAVNTFLRLYPGEAEIALLWLKQLCRQKDLTRQTHETVTQIAEINLDHPEITALCARLFLAAGRTDYTARKVYKAAQTSHTPDPETLSDIKALQISEPISRPEFTVMEEAPQPSPPSPGANINITGRVNPLARGLRKLTAGLPTVFQKAVAPLKAGYAFFQGQERPARVLKWGMALAGVAIIAGFGISTLFHIVHISPKKTKVEVSKVEVESPMRFTIQVAAYLKKVHADEYVAKLKQKKLDAYIYKADGGGRTWFIVRISRFSDRESAAQYGEQLKQQHLIDDFFVDNNE; translated from the coding sequence ATGATCCTCCTGCTGCGCCACCTGACCCTCTTGCTCTGGCTATCAACGATCCTGGGTCTAGCCCCGGCCTTCTGGATCTTGCCCCTTGTCAACGGTTTTTTCCCCGGTCATGATCTCCAGGTGGCCCTTGCTTTCATGTTGATCGTTTTCGGACTGACTGAATTTGCCATGAATCACGTGGGAAAAAAACGGATACTGGCCGCATTGCGATCGGCAGAATCCTGGGACCGTTCAGGCATTACCCGAAGAAGTGAACAACGCTATCTAAAAGCCCTGGAACGCTACGACATGGGATTGATCTCCCCCTTCAGGACAAAATGGGTCGCCCATGGCCTCCTTGCCTCCCTGGCAAAATTCAGCCTGACCTCGTCCACACTCCATCCCGGGTTTGAAAAGGCCGTCAATACATTTCTCCGGCTCTATCCCGGAGAAGCGGAAATCGCATTGCTGTGGCTGAAACAACTATGCCGGCAAAAAGACCTGACAAGACAGACCCATGAAACAGTGACACAGATCGCAGAAATTAACCTTGACCATCCGGAAATAACAGCCCTTTGCGCCCGGCTGTTCCTGGCAGCAGGACGAACGGACTATACGGCAAGAAAAGTATACAAGGCAGCCCAGACAAGCCACACCCCCGACCCGGAGACTCTCTCAGACATCAAGGCTCTCCAGATCTCTGAACCCATTTCCCGTCCTGAATTTACGGTCATGGAAGAAGCACCACAACCTTCTCCCCCTTCCCCTGGGGCCAATATAAACATTACCGGCCGGGTCAACCCCCTGGCAAGGGGATTAAGAAAGCTTACAGCAGGCTTGCCCACTGTTTTTCAAAAAGCTGTCGCCCCCCTGAAAGCCGGTTACGCTTTTTTCCAGGGACAAGAGCGCCCGGCACGGGTGTTAAAATGGGGTATGGCCCTTGCTGGTGTAGCGATCATAGCAGGTTTTGGAATCTCAACCCTTTTTCATATCGTGCATATCTCCCCCAAAAAAACAAAGGTTGAGGTCAGCAAGGTCGAGGTTGAAAGCCCCATGCGGTTTACCATCCAGGTGGCAGCCTATCTAAAGAAAGTTCATGCCGACGAGTATGTGGCAAAGCTCAAACAAAAGAAGCTTGACGCATACATCTACAAGGCCGACGGCGGAGGGCGCACCTGGTTCATCGTGCGGATTTCACGCTTTTCAGACAGGGAAAGTGCTGCGCAGTATGGCGAGCAGTTAAAGCAGCAGCACCTGATCGATGATTTTTTTGTGGACAACAACGAATAG
- the amrS gene encoding AmmeMemoRadiSam system radical SAM enzyme, whose translation METLVYEKLDNKRVRCGICNHFCTIDEGRRGLCNVRENQGGRLISLVHGRLIARGVDPVEKKPIFHLMPGSLAYSVATVGCNFRCSFCQNADIAQMPTDQNGLIQGVKVSPEQIVDAAIENGCASIAYTYTEPAVFIETVLETAKIAAGREIFNILVTNGYMSREVINLVAPYIDAANVDLKAFNDDFYRKYCKARIEPVKENLKLMKSLGILVEVTTLLIPGLNDDPDQLAAMAAFIANELGVETPWHVSRFHPCYRMTDRDPTPVSSLKRAVSAGKTAGLRYVYTGNVPGIEGENTLCHNCGRVLVKRMGYGVSSAITADSRCPDCNSHVYGLY comes from the coding sequence ATGGAGACTCTTGTTTACGAAAAGCTGGATAATAAAAGGGTTCGCTGCGGCATCTGCAACCATTTCTGCACCATTGACGAGGGACGACGGGGCCTCTGCAACGTCCGGGAGAACCAGGGGGGAAGACTCATCAGCCTGGTCCATGGAAGGCTCATTGCCAGGGGGGTTGATCCCGTTGAAAAAAAGCCCATATTTCACCTCATGCCAGGCTCCCTTGCCTATTCTGTTGCAACGGTCGGATGCAACTTTCGGTGCAGCTTTTGCCAGAATGCCGACATTGCCCAGATGCCAACGGACCAGAACGGCCTGATCCAGGGCGTTAAAGTCTCACCAGAACAGATTGTTGATGCAGCCATAGAAAACGGCTGCGCAAGCATTGCCTACACCTACACCGAGCCTGCCGTGTTCATCGAAACGGTCCTTGAGACAGCGAAAATTGCCGCGGGCAGGGAAATCTTCAACATCCTTGTCACCAACGGCTACATGAGCCGGGAGGTGATCAATTTGGTGGCCCCATATATTGATGCGGCCAATGTGGATTTAAAAGCCTTTAACGACGATTTCTACCGAAAATATTGCAAGGCCAGGATTGAACCGGTCAAGGAGAACCTCAAGCTCATGAAATCCCTGGGCATCCTTGTGGAGGTGACCACCCTGCTCATCCCCGGCCTCAACGACGACCCGGATCAGCTTGCAGCCATGGCCGCGTTTATTGCCAACGAACTGGGTGTGGAAACCCCCTGGCATGTGTCAAGGTTCCACCCCTGCTACAGAATGACCGACCGTGACCCCACACCGGTCTCGTCCCTTAAAAGGGCTGTCTCAGCAGGAAAAACTGCCGGACTCAGATATGTATACACGGGCAACGTGCCCGGCATTGAAGGTGAAAACACCCTTTGCCATAACTGCGGCAGAGTTCTGGTAAAACGTATGGGTTATGGGGTATCCAGCGCCATCACCGCCGACAGCAGATGTCCGGATTGTAATTCCCATGTTTATGGTTTATATTAA
- a CDS encoding class I SAM-dependent methyltransferase, which produces MGYIFDSNDARFYDAWFDKACRGHAFNLEMDLLLRMLAPHECDRILDIGCGTGRSLEPLLSKGLHLTGVDPSTPMLDIARGRLGEKVDLHQGSAEALPFEDNAFDHAILFTSLEFTERPAKAVEEACRVARKSVIIGVFNSHAPLNLLRRIKNIFVSTPFSQAHYFSIWELKKILYAILGDVPLTWRTTLQFPWCSGPLAGFIEQQALVERSPLGTMIIMKIKPVPKFRIRPLWLRVKLARNYDPVSGFARIIHKEHKNGDSCLRKAG; this is translated from the coding sequence ATGGGTTATATATTTGATTCCAACGATGCACGTTTTTATGATGCCTGGTTTGACAAGGCATGCAGAGGCCATGCCTTTAATCTTGAAATGGACCTGCTCTTGAGGATGCTGGCACCCCATGAATGCGACAGGATCCTTGACATCGGCTGCGGAACGGGCAGAAGCCTGGAACCGCTTCTCAGCAAAGGGCTTCACCTCACCGGGGTGGACCCCTCCACCCCCATGCTCGACATTGCCAGGGGAAGACTCGGTGAAAAGGTGGATCTTCACCAGGGATCTGCCGAGGCCCTCCCCTTTGAAGACAACGCCTTTGATCATGCCATTCTCTTTACCAGTCTTGAATTTACAGAAAGACCGGCCAAAGCCGTTGAAGAGGCGTGCCGGGTGGCCAGAAAGTCCGTCATCATAGGTGTTTTCAACAGCCATGCGCCCCTGAACCTCCTGCGCCGGATTAAAAATATCTTTGTGTCCACCCCCTTTTCCCAGGCCCATTATTTCAGCATATGGGAGCTTAAAAAAATTCTCTATGCCATTCTCGGAGATGTGCCCCTCACCTGGCGAACTACCCTGCAATTTCCATGGTGCTCAGGCCCCTTGGCAGGTTTTATCGAACAGCAGGCCCTGGTGGAGCGGTCCCCCCTTGGCACCATGATTATCATGAAAATCAAACCCGTACCAAAATTCAGGATCCGGCCCCTGTGGCTGAGGGTCAAGCTGGCAAGGAACTATGACCCGGTGTCAGGGTTTGCACGCATCATCCACAAGGAACACAAAAATGGAGACTCTTGTTTACGAAAAGCTGGATAA
- the mtaB gene encoding tRNA (N(6)-L-threonylcarbamoyladenosine(37)-C(2))-methylthiotransferase MtaB, translating into MNLFYITTLGCKVNQYESNGIATTLINNGWTRVEAVEKASVCIVNTCAVTARAAVQSRQAIRSIIRTNPGAKVIVTGCHAQTEPDLVGKIEHVHSVVGHGDKFKIAETLISPDQGIDSLPFPEKSYCTLTQFQGFEPAVTGNMTRAYLKIQDGCNAFCSYCIVPYARGRSRSMPMDEVLAHLAYLHEKGYKEVILTGIHTGAWGADFPEKRSFLDLLKTIVEKSPIHRVRISSIEPIEISDEIIGLAADHAIICDHFHIPLQSGDDGILKRMGRPYDTGYFRELVLKIHETMPRAAMGIDVLQGFPGESDQAFERTHALLAGLPISYLHVFPFSPRKGTPAFDYPDRVAPGILKQRCAAMRALGREKRRAFELGNIGQRFGAIIQEQRDRETGMLKAVTSNYLTLLVKGGDDLKRSAVDILVDSIDARGRLHGIPLT; encoded by the coding sequence ATGAACTTATTTTACATCACCACCCTTGGCTGCAAGGTCAACCAGTATGAATCCAACGGCATTGCAACAACCCTCATCAACAACGGGTGGACACGGGTAGAAGCGGTGGAAAAGGCCTCGGTCTGCATCGTCAATACCTGTGCTGTCACGGCAAGGGCGGCTGTGCAGTCCCGCCAGGCCATACGCAGCATCATTCGCACGAACCCTGGGGCAAAGGTGATCGTTACCGGATGCCATGCCCAGACAGAACCCGACCTTGTGGGAAAAATAGAACATGTCCATTCTGTCGTTGGCCATGGGGATAAATTTAAAATTGCTGAAACCCTGATTTCTCCGGACCAGGGAATTGATTCCCTGCCTTTTCCTGAAAAATCCTACTGCACCCTGACCCAATTCCAGGGATTTGAACCTGCTGTGACCGGGAATATGACCCGGGCTTATTTAAAAATACAGGACGGGTGTAACGCTTTTTGTTCATACTGCATTGTTCCCTATGCCAGGGGAAGAAGCCGGAGCATGCCCATGGATGAGGTGCTGGCTCACCTGGCCTATCTCCATGAAAAAGGGTACAAGGAGGTAATCCTTACGGGCATTCACACGGGGGCCTGGGGCGCTGATTTTCCAGAGAAGCGATCGTTCCTGGACTTGCTTAAAACCATTGTTGAAAAATCTCCCATCCACCGGGTCAGAATCAGCTCCATTGAACCCATTGAAATCAGTGACGAGATCATCGGGCTTGCAGCAGATCATGCCATTATCTGTGACCATTTTCACATCCCCCTCCAGAGCGGGGATGACGGCATTTTAAAAAGAATGGGCAGGCCCTATGATACGGGATATTTCAGGGAGCTTGTCTTGAAGATCCATGAAACCATGCCCCGGGCTGCCATGGGCATTGATGTCCTCCAGGGGTTCCCCGGGGAATCAGACCAGGCCTTTGAACGTACCCACGCACTACTGGCCGGTCTTCCCATCTCCTATCTCCACGTGTTTCCCTTTTCCCCGAGAAAAGGTACCCCGGCCTTTGATTATCCCGACCGGGTGGCCCCTGGGATCCTGAAGCAACGGTGTGCTGCCATGCGCGCCCTGGGACGGGAAAAACGCCGGGCCTTTGAGCTGGGAAATATCGGTCAAAGGTTTGGGGCCATAATCCAGGAACAACGGGACAGGGAGACAGGCATGCTCAAGGCCGTCACCTCCAACTACCTGACCCTGCTTGTCAAGGGCGGGGATGACCTGAAAAGATCTGCCGTAGACATCCTGGTTGATTCCATTGATGCCAGGGGACGGCTGCATGGCATTCCTTTGACCTGA
- a CDS encoding 4Fe-4S binding protein, producing MYSKILILYFPTEMAHNAVVCYLAKDYDIIFNILGAKFSNKEDGIMVLEVTGTRENYKKGVRFLKDQGVRVSYAEQEIFRDEDKCTHCGACTAVCPTAALWVKRPEMEVIFDKDKCSMCELCILTCPTRAMGLFSKDTDSILL from the coding sequence GTGTACTCAAAAATTTTAATTCTCTACTTTCCAACGGAAATGGCCCACAACGCCGTGGTCTGCTATCTTGCAAAGGATTATGATATTATTTTCAACATCCTTGGGGCAAAATTCTCAAACAAAGAGGATGGGATCATGGTGCTTGAGGTGACCGGCACCCGGGAAAACTACAAAAAAGGGGTCCGTTTTCTCAAGGACCAGGGGGTTAGGGTCTCCTATGCAGAGCAGGAGATTTTCCGGGACGAGGATAAATGCACCCACTGCGGTGCCTGCACGGCCGTCTGCCCCACGGCAGCCCTCTGGGTTAAACGTCCTGAGATGGAGGTCATCTTTGACAAGGACAAGTGCAGCATGTGCGAGCTGTGCATCCTCACCTGCCCCACCCGGGCCATGGGCCTGTTTTCCAAGGATACCGATTCGATCCTTCTGTGA
- a CDS encoding transglycosylase domain-containing protein, producing the protein MKGLRFIYQCGRITLYLTLILGAFLVLVTAGLILVSVKDLPQVPQPLGRIIDVPQTEVFAATGQRIITLGGREPVQLSFVSPHFLNAVVATEDHLFFEHHGINKLRTLKALYVTLFEPGRIQGASTITQQLAKNLFFSFEKTYLRKFRELLVAFQIEATSTKQEILHAYVNQIHFGAGAQGIERASQVFFGIPASKLTLSQAALLAGLPKSPTQYNPFRHYERALARRNFVLQRMVEVGEITTQEAADAMAIRPELAVRQADSRTGSYFVDALINRLVEKYGEEVVFHGGIKVYSTLDPELQTAAETAVTKGLEQLDAMMDIDSRDKDTPQAALVAIDTGSGAVKAMVGGRDYFKTEFNRAVQSRRQPGSGFKPFLYYCAFNELGFHPATLMEDRPVTIPVKGAPAWQPRNFERTFQGGIILKQALTHSINTIAAQLVEQTGPDCVIQTARSCGITSPLKEVYSIALGTSGVTPLEMASAFATFATNGVHHEPFMIWRVEDPFGRIIDEHIAQGKRVLDAATTFQVVDMMRSVVDEGSARSIRRLGFTRPAAGKTGTTDSFNDAWFTGFTPSLSVSVWTGFDREKKLAVRGGTGITGGRAAAPIWAEFMEQALKNEPERDFSIPAGIRFETVDTATGCAPDSDGGAQAVRVPLKDNQILCQGRIQ; encoded by the coding sequence ATGAAGGGGTTAAGATTTATTTACCAATGTGGAAGGATCACGCTTTATCTGACCCTTATCCTCGGCGCTTTTCTGGTTCTGGTGACGGCAGGTCTGATTCTTGTTTCAGTAAAGGATCTCCCCCAGGTGCCCCAGCCCCTTGGACGGATCATTGATGTGCCCCAGACCGAAGTGTTTGCCGCCACAGGCCAGCGGATCATAACCCTTGGCGGGCGTGAGCCTGTCCAGCTGTCGTTTGTCTCTCCCCATTTTCTCAATGCCGTGGTTGCAACCGAGGACCATCTGTTCTTTGAGCACCATGGGATAAACAAACTTCGAACCCTTAAGGCCCTCTATGTCACACTTTTTGAGCCAGGCAGGATACAGGGAGCGTCGACCATCACCCAGCAGTTAGCAAAAAACCTTTTTTTCAGCTTTGAAAAAACCTATCTGCGCAAATTCAGGGAACTGCTGGTGGCCTTCCAGATCGAGGCCACAAGCACCAAACAGGAAATCCTCCACGCCTATGTCAACCAGATCCATTTTGGCGCCGGTGCCCAGGGAATTGAAAGGGCCTCCCAGGTTTTTTTCGGCATCCCTGCATCAAAGCTTACCCTCAGCCAGGCGGCCCTTCTGGCCGGACTTCCAAAATCCCCCACCCAGTATAACCCCTTTCGCCATTATGAAAGGGCCCTTGCCCGACGAAATTTTGTACTGCAACGCATGGTCGAGGTGGGTGAAATCACCACCCAGGAGGCGGCAGATGCCATGGCCATCCGACCCGAACTTGCCGTCCGCCAGGCAGATTCCAGAACCGGTTCATATTTTGTGGATGCATTGATCAACCGCCTTGTGGAAAAATATGGAGAGGAAGTGGTGTTCCACGGAGGGATCAAGGTCTATTCCACCCTTGACCCAGAACTCCAGACCGCTGCTGAAACAGCCGTTACAAAAGGGCTGGAACAGCTGGATGCAATGATGGACATCGACAGTCGCGACAAAGATACGCCCCAGGCGGCCCTTGTTGCCATAGATACAGGTTCAGGTGCGGTCAAGGCTATGGTCGGGGGAAGGGACTATTTTAAAACTGAATTCAACCGGGCCGTCCAGAGCCGCCGCCAGCCAGGATCCGGTTTCAAGCCCTTTCTTTACTATTGCGCCTTTAATGAACTTGGATTCCATCCGGCAACCCTCATGGAGGACAGACCCGTGACCATCCCGGTCAAGGGTGCGCCTGCCTGGCAACCCAGAAATTTCGAAAGAACCTTCCAGGGGGGAATCATTCTAAAGCAGGCCCTCACCCATTCCATAAATACCATTGCAGCCCAGCTTGTGGAACAAACAGGGCCCGATTGTGTCATCCAGACGGCCAGGAGCTGCGGCATTACAAGCCCCCTTAAGGAGGTCTACTCCATCGCCCTTGGTACCAGCGGGGTCACCCCCCTGGAAATGGCATCGGCCTTTGCCACCTTTGCCACCAACGGTGTCCACCATGAACCATTTATGATCTGGCGGGTGGAGGACCCCTTTGGTCGGATAATCGACGAACACATCGCCCAGGGAAAACGCGTTCTGGATGCGGCAACCACTTTCCAGGTGGTGGACATGATGCGCTCCGTGGTGGATGAGGGAAGTGCACGCTCTATCCGCCGATTGGGATTCACCCGCCCGGCTGCGGGCAAGACCGGCACCACGGATTCCTTCAACGATGCCTGGTTCACGGGATTTACCCCCTCTCTTTCAGTATCCGTGTGGACCGGATTTGACAGGGAGAAAAAGCTTGCCGTCAGGGGAGGAACTGGCATTACCGGCGGAAGGGCCGCCGCACCCATCTGGGCGGAATTCATGGAACAGGCCCTTAAAAACGAACCCGAACGGGACTTTTCAATCCCTGCCGGAATTCGGTTCGAGACCGTGGATACAGCCACAGGCTGCGCCCCTGACTCGGATGGCGGAGCACAGGCCGTCAGGGTACCCCTCAAGGACAATCAGATCCTCTGCCAGGGGAGAATACAATGA
- the mnmA gene encoding tRNA 2-thiouridine(34) synthase MnmA, which produces MNSPTAIAMSGGIDSLVAAHVLKRQGHDLVGIHFTTGFESEAVDLSSIEDQLDIKIHQMDLSAEFNRAVVDYFVKTYARGKTPNPCVVCNRTIKFGVLAQRAKTLGAEKIATGHYAGTRTRSNGGIALVKGVDGVKDQSYFLAMLSQEQLKQAVFPLGRMTKEQVRNIARDNRLMPVEEKESQDICFIKAPGFSGFVAARLSTPPSPGDIVLTDGTVVGRHRGLHRYTIGQRRGLNSPGPEPYYVKTIDMENNLLVVGGKKELYTIKVAVGDLNWITPPLASSLKVTTKIRYSHKGAASTLSIENDRTTLVFDAPQLAVTPGQVAVFYRDEEVLGAGIIQ; this is translated from the coding sequence GTGAATTCCCCGACAGCCATAGCCATGAGCGGTGGGATAGACTCCCTTGTTGCAGCCCATGTTTTGAAACGCCAGGGCCATGACCTTGTGGGTATCCATTTTACCACAGGGTTTGAGTCGGAAGCCGTTGACCTGTCATCCATTGAAGACCAGCTTGATATTAAAATCCATCAGATGGATTTAAGTGCTGAATTTAATCGGGCAGTGGTGGATTATTTTGTGAAGACCTATGCCCGGGGAAAAACACCTAATCCCTGTGTCGTCTGCAATCGAACCATAAAGTTTGGCGTCCTTGCACAAAGAGCAAAGACCCTGGGTGCCGAAAAAATTGCAACCGGTCACTATGCCGGCACCCGGACCAGGTCAAATGGAGGCATTGCCCTTGTCAAAGGGGTGGATGGGGTCAAGGATCAGTCCTATTTCCTGGCCATGCTCTCCCAGGAGCAGCTCAAACAGGCTGTCTTCCCCCTTGGCCGGATGACCAAAGAGCAGGTTCGAAATATTGCCCGGGACAACCGTCTCATGCCTGTGGAAGAAAAGGAAAGCCAGGATATCTGTTTCATTAAAGCGCCAGGGTTTTCAGGGTTTGTTGCAGCAAGACTGTCAACTCCCCCGTCACCCGGGGACATTGTCCTTACCGATGGAACGGTGGTGGGCAGACACCGGGGCCTGCACCGTTATACCATTGGCCAGAGAAGGGGGCTTAACAGTCCCGGGCCTGAGCCCTATTACGTAAAGACCATTGACATGGAGAACAATCTTCTTGTGGTCGGCGGGAAAAAAGAGCTTTACACGATAAAGGTGGCCGTTGGCGACCTCAACTGGATAACACCCCCTTTGGCGTCAAGCTTAAAGGTAACAACCAAAATACGATACAGTCACAAAGGGGCCGCTTCAACGTTGAGCATTGAAAACGATCGGACAACCCTTGTCTTTGATGCGCCTCAGCTGGCCGTCACACCCGGCCAGGTGGCTGTTTTTTACAGGGACGAAGAGGTCCTTGGCGCTGGAATTATTCAATGA